TCCTTGGCGGATTTCGCAAGAAGATGGTGTTGCGTGGCGCCGATAGACCTTTGCTCAGATCCGCTTGCCAAACCCACGTTGGGCATCACAAAACCGCTGGACTGGTTAGCCAGCAGCGGTTGAGGAGAGATACCGGATTTGGAGTCTGGCGACGCATAATATGCACTTTCCATCAAAAATGCGCACGCCGCGATGTACATGGGCTGGCTCGTAAACGGGTTCCCGACGAAGCTTTTGCTGTCCATCAACTCTGAGAACGAGGCGATGTCCGCGATAGTCTTGGCGGAAGACATTGCCAGTGGCCTGCTGTTTGGGTAAAGCTGTTGGATAGTGCCACCAAACGAATGCAACAGGGTTGGTTGATGGAGTAGAACGATCAATGCATGGAACCACTGATAAGTGATGTTAGTCGAGAGACAATGTATGGATATAACCACAAATATACAGTGTCCTTACAAGATGTAGAAGTATAAAACTCGTTCCTTCTTTGGCCATCGCGTACTGCTGGAGATTGGCTGCATCGAAATAGAGTTTGGAGGACAATGCCGAATAAATGCCTGAAAGACCCTCCGTTAGCTGAATACACTCTTGTGGCATTGTCAAGGTAGCTTGATTTACCTGTCAAGTCTGATTCCAGACCGGCCAGTCTCTTGACCGTGTCATCCGTGACATCGTTGACGTCCTGGATTCCATTGATGATATCGGTAGCCCTTCCGTATAGATGTATGATTCGAATGAGTGGTGGGAATGGAGCCGGCCAACCATTTGAAACCACCGCTTCTGATTGCGCAGGAAAACATAATTGTATATCTTCATCAACCAAGGTCACTGGCCTACCCGTGCCTGATGAAATCACCCGGTCAAGGAAGTAGATACACCAGAAAGTGTCTTCGCGCTCTCGTTTAGAGTCCTCAATACCTTGTGCGCCTCCATCAGGGCTGTGAGATAGTTCAGAGTGATCGTCGCCCGGTTCTTCACCAAGGGAATCATCAGTTGGTCCGTGTGGCCCATGTCTTTTCTGTATGCCCAGATCTTGGGCCATCCGGATTGAAATTCCCAGATACATCCATAGACCACTGTCCCGGTTTGCACCAAATTCCTCGTAGGCCAGTAAGAGACACGCCTGGGCCACTGAGAGAGTTGGGCAGGACAGTGAGTCTACCAAAGCGCCCCTAGCCCTGCAGGCAAACGGATGACCACGATCAGACATTTTCCAGTCATGTGGCTCTTCATAGCCATCGATCGTGAGCGACTGGGGAGGGCCCAATAACGGATGTGGGGAGAATCGTGCTGACAGTGCACAGACCACGTTAACTAGCATTGTATTGACCCTTTTGTCCGTGAGGTCTCGAAGGAATCTGTCTCGTTGCAAAAAGGGAAAGTTGCATCCAAGGTGCTCAAAGAACAATTCGCACAGATGGGTCACAAGATTGCTAACAGGAGAACTGTCATTGGTGTCGTAAAAGGGAATCTTATTGTCGTCCCGGCTAGTATTGGATATGGCACTCATAGTGTTCAGTTTGGTGCCAGCGGACTTTGGACTTCGGGAAGGAAAGGATGATGAGTCTGACGATGGGTTGCTCTTCCGGGAGCCTCGAATTTCAACAAGCTATATGTGGTGTCAGAGGATCAGCTTGGAGAGATTTATCAAATCTGAATGGGCTAACCATTTGTTTGAAGCCCGGAACAATGGCAGTTGGGCCGAAATACCTGAAATATGGTACTTGAGCACGAGGATTAGCGCTTATGGAGCTACGACCTGCACGCAGCGAAGCAAACATGTCAGCATCTATAGCACAACAAGCCTAGAGGCGAACCAGCATAGGCCAATGGTTCAACTTACTGCTTCCAGGGCTATCTTCTGCGgcttgttgttgctgtcCGAGATCCTTGGCAGTATAGGAGGAGGGATTCTTGAACGGGAAGGCATTCTTGGGGCCTGTTGTAGATTTCAATGTTTCGGACGCTCTGCGTCTATGCGATGGTCCATTGTGTCGTCGAGGAGGATCTGGAGACTGGCTCTCCACTGCTCGAGTATCTTCGGGTTTAATCGCCTCAGTGGAGGAAGGTAGTGAAGATAGGTTAGGGCGCCGCGGAGCACTATCGGACTGCGACCGGACATGAGAAAGAGGATCGCTGTATCCCAGACAAGTATGATTGTAGTCGGTACATGTCTTGCAAACTAGAAGAGAAGTCGAACCCAGTCAGCATACTAGAGAAGCAGACCAAAAAGCGATAGAAAAGACCCAACAACTCACCTGGCTGTTCGCCCGAGCAACGTATCTTGCGCCTGCGACAAGTGCGGCATCTGTGCAAGCAAGACTCTGAGTTAGCAAGTCGCAAACCAAACCGTGACATCCAAAACAACAACGAATTGGGAGACGCACGCTGCGTTCACTCGACGCCGTTTCGTCTGCGGTTGGCCATCCGTCGAGACAAAGCGAATCTGTCTAGGCGGAGGTACCGGGACAGGTTGAGCAGCAATGCCGTTGCAGCCGTTCTTCGTGGAAGACGGTTGGCTCATTGCGAGCAAACAATTATCCGTGGTCCCAGAACATTGGGCATTCGATTTTGCAGCTCAAGGAAGACAGTTGATTGAACTCCGAAGCAGGTAATCTGGCTGTTGTGAGCGACGGCGACAGTAGTAGAGGAGGATAGGACTGCTGTGGTCGTGGTCGTGGCCGTGGTGCTCTAGGAGGAGCTCTGGTGCTGAGTGATACGGGACGTTTTGTGACCGGGAACACCACACAGAAGAAATATCCATGGGCGAATCACGGGCGCTTACAAGAATAATAATAGCGACACTGGTAAGAATTGGtggtagagaggagagggaaATGGATGGCGATGTAAGAATAAGATGGACGATGATATTGCGATGAGATCTTAAAGCTGTTCCTGGAGAAAAGCGAAACTGACCGCCCTCGACCATGGATGTTCTTTTTCTACTGCTCTCTATAATCTTACACGGCTGGACGCCAATGAGAACACCCGGCAGGGGGGCTGGAAATACTGAACGCacaaaaggaagaaaaagaaaaaaaaagaaaattcgGAATATCAGATGATTCTCTTAATTTCACTCTGATTTGCACGCTGACGGTTGTCCATGCATCTTCATCCACTCATCCCACAGCCATCCGTATTAATCCTCCCTCGTTCCCACGGATCGTCTTCCGTGTGCTTTTGTTGCCCTCATTCGGCCCGATTGACGCAGAGACAAGCCAGTCGAAGGACTCTCAACGTCAGCACGATGAGAGTTGTTGATTGCCCAACAATGCCTCTGAGATCGACCCCTCTGAACGCCGGTTCCTGCAGATGGAACGGGGATGAAGGGATAATTTCTATGGAGTCGGGCTGACTATGGAAGCAAGACTGGATTCGCGGTTCTTGGCTCTCTTGTTCATACTATCCCAATGGCTGTTGTCGAGTCGCTGAATTAGCCTTTCCAGACAGATCGGCCGAATCCACCTTCTCCGGACTAGTTACTCCAGACTCTCTCCGGACGGAGAACCGCCTCTCCGCAAATACGGGGTCCTACTTTGTACGGTGTTTCGACATATCGAAGAGGCCCACCTGGGTTGGGTAAGATCCCTCATTCAATCACAATCCGTTGGGATCTAGCAATTTGCAGGGTACGTTCGTTGTGCATGCTGGCTTTTATCCAGACAAAACGATTGGTACAAATTCTCCATTGCTTTGAGTCACGAGAATCCTTTCTAGGCGGTCAGGCGGCCGATCTATGTACGATTTAGCCGATAGGGCACAGTAATGGAACAATGCATGTCTATATACATCCACGAGACCATGGATGAACAGATCTATCGTCTAGACTCTAAAAGTTGGGGCGGGGAAGCTCCATGGCTTCCGAAGTCCGCCCGTAAGAAATACCACCCAGACGACTAATCGGCTTCAAGACCTTCAAGTCGATAATGCTCTTCTCCTCGTTAATAGCATCCTCCCGCGCCCAGAAGCGGACACCCTCAACAACAGCAAGTACGCCCGTCTTCTTACCGGGCGTGGTGCGGCTCTCGAACTCCTCGGTTCTAACCAGCTTAGCCTCAATGGACAAGATCGACTCCTTCACACGGGCGGCCTTGACGACGCTGCACGGCGCCTGGTGCAGACCAGAAGTCTCCCACTCAGACACACCATACGGAGCGTTAATAGCTGTCGCGTTGGCAGCTTCAACAAAGTGCTCGGAGATAATGTTGATCACACACTCATCCGTCTCCGCCAGGTTTTTAAGCGTATCCTTCGCCTTATCCAACGACCCCACGAATCCCACAATGAAAAGCGGCGGGTCATGGTTAATG
This Aspergillus chevalieri M1 DNA, chromosome 3, nearly complete sequence DNA region includes the following protein-coding sequences:
- a CDS encoding putative C6 transcription factor (COG:K;~EggNog:ENOG410PHAZ;~InterPro:IPR036864,IPR007219,IPR001138;~PFAM:PF00172,PF04082;~go_function: GO:0000981 - DNA-binding transcription factor activity, RNA polymerase II-specific [Evidence IEA];~go_function: GO:0003677 - DNA binding [Evidence IEA];~go_function: GO:0008270 - zinc ion binding [Evidence IEA];~go_process: GO:0006351 - transcription, DNA-templated [Evidence IEA];~go_process: GO:0006355 - regulation of transcription, DNA-templated [Evidence IEA]), producing MSQPSSTKNGCNGIAAQPVPVPPPRQIRFVSTDGQPQTKRRRVNAACRTCRRRKIRCSGEQPVCKTCTDYNHTCLGYSDPLSHVRSQSDSAPRRPNLSSLPSSTEAIKPEDTRAVESQSPDPPRRHNGPSHRRRASETLKSTTGPKNAFPFKNPSSYTAKDLGQQQQAAEDSPGSSRSSISANPRAQVPYFRYFGPTAIVPGFKQMLVEIRGSRKSNPSSDSSSFPSRSPKSAGTKLNTMSAISNTSRDDNKIPFYDTNDSSPVSNLVTHLCELFFEHLGCNFPFLQRDRFLRDLTDKRVNTMLVNVVCALSARFSPHPLLGPPQSLTIDGYEEPHDWKMSDRGHPFACRARGALVDSLSCPTLSVAQACLLLAYEEFGANRDSGLWMYLGISIRMAQDLGIQKRHGPHGPTDDSLGEEPGDDHSELSHSPDGGAQGIEDSKREREDTFWCIYFLDRVISSGTGRPVTLVDEDIQLCFPAQSEAVVSNGWPAPFPPLIRIIHLYGRATDIINGIQDVNDVTDDTVKRLAGLESDLTGIYSALSSKLYFDAANLQQYAMAKEGTSFILLHLWFHALIVLLHQPTLLHSFGGTIQQLYPNSRPLAMSSAKTIADIASFSELMDSKSFVGNPFTSQPMYIAACAFLMESAYYASPDSKSGISPQPLLANQSSGFVMPNVGLASGSEQRSIGATQHHLLAKSAKDNYQKCYKALKALEMYWDGTKYILTVLDQKAKGIVDPLLYTAEEAGDAPVQPLTTRKRERPTASDTTLNLESQATPDVAPSTEGRLPRLDPSQAIGWALTNAADPHNPNLSVLYQNPAAHTSSTPNKPTLPSQYSHGYPNAGQNANTYSQPVESPRHIQTTRSPPILSVHDIPASEANPYLGLNASYPNTDSRNAPSQSSSTYNQSLPPSQLGTAAPEFHYQIPPGPNGHQPSDYYHPGFHSSANDVLIESQNIDMNMLHDPGNLPFLNGDGLAWLEYLPPDVASLFGEHPQYPS
- a CDS encoding flavin reductase family protein (COG:S;~EggNog:ENOG410PHJP;~InterPro:IPR012349,IPR002563;~PFAM:PF01613;~go_function: GO:0010181 - FMN binding [Evidence IEA]) is translated as MIYFEPAFNMRSLPVNILRTFTRFPSKNSLGRQPTLYPLSVNRPFSQTSTMFKVGDDFQKIQASRPAFKRDTEVTFTQPPNPDWKTADGANDGGESLKKNHVEIDPHEEGRPVASNYKLLISGIVPRPIALISTKSKDGQTTNLAPFSYAQVINHDPPLFIVGFVGSLDKAKDTLKNLAETDECVINIISEHFVEAANATAINAPYGVSEWETSGLHQAPCSVVKAARVKESILSIEAKLVRTEEFESRTTPGKKTGVLAVVEGVRFWAREDAINEEKSIIDLKVLKPISRLGGISYGRTSEAMELPRPNF